Part of the Antechinus flavipes isolate AdamAnt ecotype Samford, QLD, Australia chromosome 2, AdamAnt_v2, whole genome shotgun sequence genome is shown below.
TGAGCATGGGAGTCTAGAACTAAAGACCCtggggtggtggtggtagttAGGACAATTTTCTGGTCTTCAGAAACCATCCTCCAACTCCTTCTTAGGATCCCAGAGGGGCCATgaaaaaccactttttttttcctgaggcaattgggattaagtgacttgcccagggtctcacagctaggaagtgctaagtgtctgaagtcagatttgactcagatcctcctgacttcagggctggtgctctatccactgcatcacctagctgtcccgaaaaatcactttttcagtatctttatcattAAATGGAGAAAGGCCTTTCTTCTCCCAGATCTCCTAGCATATAAGGACATCCAAATGTACAGATATAAAAGCTCACGAGTGTGCAGAAGTAGATCGTGTAGAGATGCATCCCCACCAGGTATGACATATGCAAACACATACAGGTGCACATGTGGATTCCTAGCCTGTCCCATGCACTCGGGCACAGAAGCATGCATGGACACACATGAACActgacagagaaacacagagacaggcagaaacaTCTGTGACATCGAGATAAACTGGCTGAGTCGGAGACTAGGCTGAATGCTGACTAGCACTGACCCGTTGGGTGACTTTTGGCaaatccctctttccttctctgggcctctctttcctcatctgtaaaaagaggtgGTGGGACTATGGGAGGTCTCTTCCCGTACTAACATTATCTGACTCTATGTTCATGCCCCCAGCACAGACACATAcacccaaacacacacatacacaaatagaCACACTTTGGCATGAGCCCTTGTAGGAACAGCTCCCGGGACTCCCCCTTGGTCGCCGTTAGAGCCTCGTGGCATTGTGCTGGGGGAGCACCCCAAGGCGTGGGGAAGGGGTGCCTGGGGGGAGCTCCTCGAGATAAACTCGGGTGGGCAGTGGTGGGGAGCGTGGCTCGGGGCGGGTACAACAAAGGGTGGCACGAGTGATTAGCTGGTCAAGGGGCTTCAGCGAGTGCATCCACTGAGGAAGGAAATCCCAAGTCTGGAGCCACTTGGGCAGCCGAGTAGGGCTTCGACTTTGGAGTAGGTTGATGAGGGTAACACAGGCCAGCAAAGCCCCAAAAGGGGCCCCCACACCCACCATGGCCCGCCAGCCTGCCATAGAGACCCCGAACACCACCGAGGGCAGCAGCAGGAAGCAGACCAGCAGGTAGAGCACAGCAAACCAGCGGTATTTGGCAGTGCGTCGGCCCAGGGCCTTGGCCATGTGGATGGGCAGCCGTGTGCATGGGAGTGGGTACCACAGCAAGATGCCCgaaatattgaaaaagaagtgGCACAGGGCAATCTGAAGGTGAGGGAAGCACAGATCAGCACAATCTCCCTTTTAGACAATCCCTTACTCCCCTCCAATCAGTCCCAGGATGGCACGTAGCTAGCAAATTGATTCTGATTCCAGCTCTACCACTGACTAGATATGACTAGCATATATGATTTAATCACTgaccctctctggacctcagttccctcatctgaaaGATGTTTAGGGAGGGAAGATGGTACTAGGAGGTTgcccttccaactctgatattgatatagttatagataagttctatgttctaaggttccttctagttctgaaaTTCTCTGTTTTAAGGACCATTCCAGATCTGATTGCTTATGTTCCTCGAACACTGACATTTTACATGGTATATAGTTTTAAGTTCCTTTCACTTCTGATGGTTCCAGTATATTCAAAGCTTCAGCTGCCCTGGGTCAACATGTCCAGAATAGCCAGTACCTCCTTCTGGAGGAccccattcctcctcctcctgccctgCTCCCAGCCCTACCTTCACCTCTCCCATCAGGTACCTGGAAGGCACTGGCGAGCTTTTCTTTGGGGCTGGCAAGGGCAGCAAGGATAGCAGTGGTGGTAGTGCCAATGTTGGAGCCCAGAGTGAGGGGATAGGCTCTCTCGATGCTAATCACACCCAGACCTGAGGGAGGGAACAGAAGGCTCAGTTTCCGAGGGATCCTGGATCCTGGGTGTTTCCAGCCTCTCCCATCATGGCCTCTCTTTTACAATGCCCTTCCCTAATTGCACAGCCTTTCCCATCCTCCCAAAGCAGGAACACTCACCAATGAGTGGGGTGATGGCTGAGGTGAACACGGAGCTACTCTGTACCACAAAAGTCATTCCAGCGCCCACCAGCATAGCGAAGTAGCCAGTCACCCAGGTGAAGGGATATGGGAAATCTGTAACAAAGCACCCCATCCCATCCCCACAGCCTAGGTTAGTCCACAGAGGATATATAACTGGTGACTGTCAAGTTGGCACCCACAAAGTGCTGatggatttaaagctggaaattGGAGGGGAAGATGGGAAATTATAATAgtagctcacatttctataatgGTCTAGGATTTACTTAGTGCTAGGTAGCCTTAAGGATTATTGGTAAGTGACCATGAAGAGTCAATGAGATTGACTCCAGCCAGActaaccttattttctttttctataggGTTAGTAGAGCAAGGGCATGTCATGAACATGGGATTCCTGGACATCAGCTAAGGACAAAGTCTCATGGTATCCTTGGGGACAAGATGAAGCAGTGGAGCCTAGATGAACATGGTATTAGGTAGGATTATAACTGATTGAATGACTAGAGTACCCAAGCAGTAATCATAGGAGCAAAGTCAGTTCAGTATACTTAGTACAGGATCCGGGGTATCTCTGTTATTGCTGTTGAAATCACAACTGTGATTTCATGGATGAATGGAGTTCCTCATGAGGAAATTCTCTTTATcaatagatacatatatagacaACTTGCCATTAACCTATGATCTtagataaaactatttttatttgttgatgATACGAGGCACTTAGTAAAGAAAACTAATTGGGACAGTCTACAACCAATAAAGTTACAGACTACAAAATAATGCCACAAAAATCAgcataaataccaaaaaaatcaaaaatattagaaagagaaACCCCattcaaaaataacaacaaagcacAAGACACTTGGGAATCAAACTCATGGTCTTATAGAATTGATTGGGTACtgggaggttaagtaatttgcctgtggtcacagctaatttgttaaaaaaaaaaaaaagaacctaaactCAAGTTATTTTGACTTCATGAACAGTTTTCAATCTTCCATGTTATTCTACTTCTCTGTCTAgaacatagtgcttaataaaaatgcttgttgaatcaaATGGAATTGAACTTGCAAGGAGAGACTAGTTAAGTGCCTCTGGAAAGCTGTTCTCAAATCAATTATTGTATGAATTTTTTATCAGATGACAAAAAATTAATCTTGGATGGTGGTGTCAGACTCTAAAAAGATAATTCACAGGCTAGAAAGATGGTCCAAATTAGATATGAAAATAAATCTGTACATttggttttcaaaaaaaattcatgtataGAATGGAAAAGTTCTGGCAATCAACATTTTAGATGAAAAAGAGCTGAAAAGTTTAATGGACCTCAAGTCAGAAATGGGATATGGCAGCTATAGAGCAATATTCAGAACAATGGAGTTAACAACCCCATTGTACTCTGCCTGTGTTCAAACCATATCTAGATTATTATGTTTAGTTCTGggttttaggaaggacattataAAGCTAGGGTATCTCTAATCTTTATTCCAGGGCACTAATATTTAGGAGCACACAATGAATATCCATTGGATTATCTCAGTACTTAATTATCCTTCCTGATCCTGTCCTATTCATTGTGGTCATGTACTTCCTCCCATCCTTTTTTGCCTGATCCAGACGACCATATTATAAGAATAGTTCCATCCCACCCCTGCGTCTTGAGAGCCCCTCTATGATCTCCTCTGCTTTAAGTACTCTTGTGGTACAGAGGGCTGACAATAAGAGGTCAATGGTTCTGTTACAGGGACTACAGAAAGATTTTCTTGGGGAATTAGCCTTCTCCTTTTCTTACTCAACTATGACAGATCAGAGTGGATTGCCTTCTTCCCTGTCCTTGTCCTCAACTGAATTTGTCTTGGGCACCAAAATTACTAGCTATAGCACTCTTTAGAATATGGACACAGACTTTCAGAGCTGAAAGAGCTCTTAAAACCCTGACCATCAGAATTAgacataacaaatataaaatattagaattagaataaaattcataaatatctttactttatagaggaggaaaataagGCTAAACAGGGAACATTAGTTTTCCcaaactcacacagggcaagagCATAGTAAATACTAGAAATCAAGCCTCCTTCTCAGAACCATATTTCATAGGGTCTTAGATCTAGAGGTATAAGGGATATAAGGTCatctaatccctttattttacagattagtaaGCAGCAAAGTGtcttcttaatattttataggaaataagTAGTAGGTCCTCTGTTTTCAAATTTTCTACTGTTCTTTGCTGCTAAGTTTTGACCTCCAGGGAATTTTCAGGGAGGAGGATTGGGCAGCCTTCTACTAGGAATGGGAACTACAAATGAATAGAAACTAGAGGACCACATGGTCCACGCAAAAGAACATAGACTGACCATAGATGACACTCAATCTTGCTTCTTGATCTGGGATTCTGGGACAGAGAATTTTCTAGTTAATTTGAGTTTAGCTTCTGGGTTGAGACAGCTAGTGGCACCTTGGTATACAGACCCTGGAATGATCTGAGTACAAAtgtcacctcagacacttaacatctatgtgatgcaagtcacttaactttgcctcaatttcctcaactgtaaaatgggcacatAAACTTCCCATGGGGGTTATGAGagccaaatgagatcatatttgccTGACGATAATAgtattataaaaatgcttgttcccttcccctaGGAATGGAGGGAATAGTTCTGCCAGAGTCCGTCATGAGATTGGGTGTAGCtgttctccccaccccccatccctGCCCAGGTTGTCTTTTCACTACGTTATCAATCTCCTGACCTTGTGCTGTTCTTTGTGATACTGAGACACATCTCTCCCTTACCCAGTTGAATTTGCCCTGTTCCCACTTTCCTCTAAGTCATGGTCAGTGCCTGCTCACCAGTGTTGATGACCTTCTGGACAACCTTGGCTACCTGTCCTTGGAGCACAGAATTCAGCAGCTTCACCAGGAGAATGAGGCAGGTACAGAGCACAGTAAGGGAGCCAGCAAGCAGGATCAGGCCCACAGCCAGGTCAGGCAGAGAGGTGTCCACAAACAGATGCTGACCTGAATGGGATGGGGATAGTACTGCTGAGATCCTGCCTCCCAGGACTGGAGGCCTCCCTTCAAGAAAACTCCTTGAGACTGCATAGCTGGCCCACTAGTACTCCCACCTAAGCCCCCTGTCCCTAACCCAGATTTTAAATCTGAACCCAAACCTCCGACTTGAATGCCCAAGTGGTATGCTTAATCTGGACATGTCTAGGAATTACAAGCAAAGGGCAGAATCAGTCTGTAGTTCTTTTCAGGATCCCTAAAGGAAGTATTTATTCCCTAATCAGGGCAGATCAGGGTAGATCAGGTGCCTATAGTCTAGTCTCTTGGGGGGGGAGCTCTAGGGATGATCTGCCTCCCCACCCTTCCCTCtgcccacccccactcccaccagAATTTCCCCACACTTCAGTGACCTACATTTCTCCCCAGTGCTGTTCCCCAGAATCCAGCTGATATTGGTCTCTGCCTGGGACATGTCAGAAATAACCTGGAGAAGGGGATGAGGAAAAAGTCAGGGAGCAAAGGAGATTGGCCAAGGAAATATATCTTTACCCCTTCTTGCTGGGCCAAATCTGTGTCCTTTAGCCCTTCTCATGGAGCCTgggaatcaaaaagaaagaagaatgtggCAACAAAGAGATGGAAGATAAGGTCAGGAAAGAGTAAGCTTGGGAGTAAGACATGAGAGGTGAAAAATAGGCTGGGGGGATGAGGATGAGTAGGAGGATGGAGATGTGTTGTTGGAGAGGAATGTGAATTAGATGAGTGATGGGGGAGATATGGGAGTGGATGGTAGGAGCAGCACCTGTTTTATGTGGGTTGAGCTGGTCCTTTGAGGGGATAGGGAGGCCAGCTGGCTTCTTGGCTTCCTGTGGCATAAAAGGCCCAGCCCAGGAATAGCTGGTGTTAGAAGCTTTACTGGCTGTGGAGAAAGCCTTCCTGACATGACCAACCTCGGCTGGCTGCTGTGGTGTTGGAGGCAGAAGGGTGTGGCATTTAACTTGAGTCACTATCCTTTTTATCTTTAGAAATGGGCTGCTTTTAATCTCTTGTTATTAGTagaattgtttttgttacattttatagACATAGGTGCTTCTTTGCATTCAAATCCTTGAGGTTGAATCTCTGGACTGAGCTCAACTTGGCCCAGAATAGAACAAAATGGAGTATGGGGTTGATACAAGGGATGGGGATTATATGAGAATAAGATGCTGATGCAGCGGGAATTGGGATGGGGTGAGATGAGGGATAGGGTTGAATTGGAGGGATGGGAATAAAGTGGGAAAAGGGTTAAGTTaggggaatgacatgaagacaGGACTAAATGGAGAAAATAGGGTTTGGGatgagtggaggaagggagggagaatatgGGAGTCTGAGGGTTAATTGGAGAGATTCTCCTTTACTACAGTACCTACCAATCAGGGTATTGGAAGTCTCCCTCCATTGAACCCCAATTCTATGCTCTTAtgatccttttttatttatagttGTGAATGATAACATTCCCTCGGATTGTGATGttaataaaagacatttttttcatGGAAAGAGAATTATCAgagaaaaacttcatttttcaCATTTCCAGATAATCTGGTCTCGCAAGACTTGGTTATTTGGGCCATAAGGCTGGAACTCTAGTGCCCTCTCGAGGCAGCCCCAACAATTGCAAGAATGGGACCCACACGGGTCTTCCTTGGGCAGATTTctcagcaaaatggaaaaaggttCCCACTTACTGTCCAAAGCATTTGTTTTAGCTTTCTCCCCCCGTGCTGTGCTTGCTAATACTTCCATAGATCTGAATCTATCCAGCTCCTCGAGGGAAGAAAATGagtctcctcctctctctttttcctcaaaTGCCCTGTTTTTTAGCCCCTTTCCCATACTTCTCATACAGAATAGCCTCAGTAAAGATTAGGTCATCAATGTATAGACTGAAACCAAACTGATTTTAATCAGTTATGGGGGAACTCTGGAACAGGGGGCACATAAGTAGGGTTTACACCTCCAAGAAGGAAAGTCAAATGGTTCTCTGAGAAATGAGAGACCCTCATTTCTGGGGATTTATGAACTCACCTTCAGGTATCTCCTCCTGGATACTTTTCAGCTTTGGCTgtgatttctttctcttaattctcctcccacttttttgACCATTTCTCCTATCCACCACTGGTGGATATCTCCTATGGTTCTGCCCTAGgccatctcatatttctttatacTCTCTCTTTTGGTGATCTTGTCAGTTCCTATTATCCCTATGCATATGAATGTCAAGTGTAACAccagctctaatttttcttctttactcgGGTCCTACATGACCAACTATTTGTTAGATAGTTTGCCTGGATATCTTATAGGAATCTGAAATTCAACATGTACAGAAGACAATTCATATTTTCTCCCAATTCATTCCTCCCTTAAACTTCCTTATTCCTGTTGAGAAAACTATTCTTCCAATTACCCAAGCTCACAAACTTggagtcatcctggattccttcctctccctcacaATTCAATTAGCTGTCAAGTCTTTTTTACTTTACCTCTATAATATCTTTATTGCATCCACTTACTTCTCTTCACACATAAccataataactagcatttatatagcacttcagtatctgcaaagaactttacaaatgtgacctcattttattcttctaacaaccctggaaggtagattctattatccccattttacagatgaagaagctgagggaGACAGAGGTTAGGTGACCTGCCCAGCTAAagatgtctgaggttggatttgaactcatttcttcctggcTATATATTTAGCACATTATCCACTGTACTACGCAACTGCCTTTGCCTTAGTTCAGGACacctttcatttctattattagaTTAATCTTCTAATAGTCTCTCTGCTTCCAGATTTCCCCTTTCTAACTTCTTCTCCACAGAGCTACCAAATtgtaattaatagtattttattttcccaaatacatggaaagattgTTTTCACATTCACctgtgcaaaaccttgtgttccaaattttcctccctctccccttttccccttccccaatacagtaagcaatccaatataggttaaacctgtgcaattcttctaaacatatttccatattcatcatgctgtccaagaaaaataagataaaaagggaaaaaattgagaaagaaaaaaaaaacaagcaaacaacagtaatagaaaggtggaaatactatgctttgatccacaatctccacagttctctctctgaatgtggatggcactttccatcacaagtctattgaacaaattgctatttttaaaatatagatctaGCTATATCACCTTCTGATTCAGAAATTGTCAATGATTCCCTGTTGCCTCCATGAAAGATATAAAATCATCAGCTTGGCAATTGAAAGCTATTGAAAGTATGATTCCTGATTTCTTTCCCGACATTGATTTATATTTGACACTATTCCTGTATGCTCCTCTCCAGTCAAACTGGTCCTATAAACTGTGCTTTGAAAACAATGATAGATCTCCCACCTCCATACCTTTGCCCAGATGATCCCCTCTGTGTGGAGGAGAGTCTTTCCTACTCACCTCCACTTTGTAAGTTCCTTTGTAGATTCCTTTGGGCACAGCTCAGGTGCCAGAACCTAAACAAGGACTTTCCTGATCACCATCTTCCCAGCTGTCAGGGCTATCTCTCTCTTGGAATGACCTTGTATTACTTGGTCCTTACTTCTCTGGTACATGCTGTATCACCTCAGTTAGATCCACGAGTATAGAGATTGCTTctggttttgtctttgtaatgTCAGTACCTAAAGCAGTGCTTAGCACAAggcagtacttaataaatatgaattaaattgGCTTGAGTTCTCACTGAGTGGAGTATGGGGATTCACTTTGAGCTGGACTTAACTCGTGGTGTATCCTGGTTGGTCCTTACCTCCAAAAGGTCAGGAAATTTACCTCTGAGTGAGAGGAGGGATTGGATTTCAGATTCATGATGGtgaggggggagaagagaaggaagggaaggaaggaaaactgaTGTTCATTTGGAATGGAGAGGTTGGGACTAAGCTTGCCTGTGAAGGGGTTAGAGACTTACCTCTGAGGGGCTAGGATCACACCAAATCCGAATGAGACTGTGGTTTCGAAGTGTCTCATCCCCTGTGGCGATGCTATTGATCACAGATTTATCCAACTGGGGAAGGGAAGTTAGGGACACTGAGAAAATGATAGGAAGAAATTTGGCCCCAGGTAAGAAATACCTCGGATAAGTGTCAAGggtagaatttaaatccagattaTTTGATTCAATTGAGTCAGATGCCTTCTAcctctctcatttcacagattagTACATTGAAAGCTAAAGATATGCAGTTAGTCCAAGTTAGAAAGTGGTATTCAATTCcagtttgaattcaaatcttgctctgTTTCCATCATTAATAATAACATCTTCAAGctctttgaggtttacaaagcccTTGCTTCATAACTTTCCTATGAAGtaggtagtacaaatattattaatcCTACTTTACATATTGGAAAATTGAGGCTCATTGAGTGAAGATAGGTTTCCTATCTCCAGTCACAGTACTTTCCACCATACTACCCTTCCTCTCTATTGAGAGCCTTCCACCAACAGCCAATAGAGGGAGATTTCTTTAGAGGGGAATAATAGAGAAAGGACCCTCCCCCAGCTCAAGAATGGCCCAGGATCCCCAATCCACACCTGGATAATGAGTCGGGTGAAGGGCTCAGTAATGATCTTAAGCAGGTCTGGAGCATCTTTGCCACGTCTTATTTTGAAAGAAGTGACCACTAGGTGAG
Proteins encoded:
- the SLC34A1 gene encoding sodium-dependent phosphate transport protein 2A — encoded protein: MMPYRERRLGPALSPLPAASPRCVIRGAAFAYSPSPQVLHRIPGTPTYAFPTMGPGGLPECGCLCGEPLERYEPDPLPPKLALEDTQKSEPGPPQRLHSACITVLKVPMMLVFLYLFVCSLDVLSSAFQLAGGKVAGDIFKDNAILSNPVAGLVVGILVTVLVQSSSTSTSIIVSMVSSGLLEVKSAIPIVMGSNIGTSVTNTIVALMQSGDRSDFRRAFAGATVHDCFNWLSVLVLLPLEAATGYLHHLTHLVVTSFKIRRGKDAPDLLKIITEPFTRLIIQLDKSVINSIATGDETLRNHSLIRIWCDPSPSEVISDMSQAETNISWILGNSTGEKCQHLFVDTSLPDLAVGLILLAGSLTVLCTCLILLVKLLNSVLQGQVAKVVQKVINTDFPYPFTWVTGYFAMLVGAGMTFVVQSSSVFTSAITPLIGLGVISIERAYPLTLGSNIGTTTTAILAALASPKEKLASAFQIALCHFFFNISGILLWYPLPCTRLPIHMAKALGRRTAKYRWFAVLYLLVCFLLLPSVVFGVSMAGWRAMVGVGAPFGALLACVTLINLLQSRSPTRLPKWLQTWDFLPQWMHSLKPLDQLITRATLCCTRPEPRSPPLPTRVYLEELPPGTPSPRLGVLPQHNATRL